AATGTAATCTCTGGCAAATATAAATGGATATAAAGAGGAATCAAACATTTTGGGACATGgggttattggaaaataatcttaTAATTGAGCATTTATTCAGGAAGGTGTAtagcataaaatataaaatattctgtGTATTCAAAGCATATTGTATAAAGACCTGTCTTAAAGTGGTTTAGGTAAAGTTCTAGCTATAGTTATTTCTTATAGCTGTCTTGAAACTAAACATAAGTTAAGTTGTGCATTTAAACTAACAACTTCAGAACATAGTCTGAGAAAATAGACTGCAAAAGCTAGAACATTTCAATGCAAGTGCTAGCAGGTGTAAGCTGTGTGCAGCAAAGTGTACTGACATAAAATCTTTGGCCCAAACTTTAAGGGAAAACGTGTCAAATCTAGGCACATGATTTTACCTTCTCCATAGTGTCCTCATGGAGTTCATTGAGATTGAGAGTGTAAATGCCCTCCTCTGCACCTAGGATTAAATGTTGATCTGTTGGGTAAAAGATCAAACATGTTATATTTTAGactttatttggaaaaaaaaatactacataTTAGCAGTTAGTAGGATAAAATAGGAGAATAAAATGAGCTGTACCTCTGGTCTTTGGTAAAACCCAAGTACCAGCACAGAGAATCTTCAAAGGACAGCCATTAAATACCTTGGAGAAACAGGCTCCCATCTAGAATACACAATAAACTCTGATATTCAGCACTGTTATGATGCACAGATGTAAACAGATGactggaaaagaaaaatgaagtaAAAGGTCTCCTTTATAAAACCAGCATCTAATAACGCATACAGCTTACATGCACTTGAGGTGTAGGTGGCAGTCCATGAACACCATctttctaaaatgaaaaaagacatttcttttaCTCAAAGCTTGGTGCATAGATGGGAATTTTATTTGCACTAATGAACATGAGATACTGCCAAAAATTCACATCCCAAACACATATTAGGATAGTTTCcatattaaaaataactaaTTAATTGTTTGCTCACAGAgtcttctgtttttcttctaaGCGTGCTCCATTCAGGTGAGAGCGGCTGCCGGGGAGGAGAGTGACTTCTGTTCCCTCCTGACTTAATAGCAAAGGAGCTTCCACTTATTAAAtctttcaaaacacacaagcatattaagcatgttaatattaaacatgATCATTTATAGATAAACACATAGGGGTCTTTCAGTAGACATTTTTATGTTCTGAACTTGTAAATATGTCCACATTAATGTAGATAGATCTggaaagtgtttgttttaaaacattgcATTTCAAAGATTTTACAAAAATTGCTCATCCACCCTGAAACCTCTGAAACTACTAATAAGCTGCATCATTTCAGTGAGGTGTTTAAGTTCCTTTTCATTTCTTGGAACATaattaaaagtgttttaaaaggGACAGACGAGGAGGTGGTGTTGCTATGGGTAACGCAAGGCTaaaagttgtttgttttattttgaataggTCACATGACTGTATCACATGGCTAAAACGTCATCGTTTTTAAATACCTCACTTTTCTCAGTCTACACCACAAGTTTATTCACAATTATATAACCTtcttttaaaatcttaaaatgatTTACAATGAACAGAATCTATTagaattatatacaaatatttaaaacaatgaaAGTACATTTTCAAGATGTTGAATATTTAATCTTCAGACACCGATGAATttcatctaaaataaatcatacgTTTTTGCACACACTTGTAGAAGCTTTTTCACTAGTgatctcagacttttggacatCACTGTATACTGACCCCAGAATTTGTTATCTAAAATTGACCAAActcccaataataataataataataatgatgaaatcGTGTTTAAACCTATGCTGTTTCCCTTAAGTATAAATATGAAGTTAGACACTCCTAATTAAACACAGAGAGATGGTAAAAAGAACTTATAGATTATTTTAGAATATTAAACAACACTTTCATTGCAAGCTGCCTGGATGTGTTGCATGAAAGAAGCCCCTATTAACAGCATCCACACTACAGGCTGTATAAGATGTTGTGATCAGATGagagtaaattaaataataataataataataataataataataataataataataataaatcagtataATGCAAAGTTATGCGCTTTCTTGTCTGGAACTAAATTAAGTCACTTTGTGCATTTTACCATTGTTTGGAGTCATGCACAGGGAGCCCAGACTGGTGGAATCGTTAAAGAATGAGGAGTCACTGATGAGCGAGATGTCTGTGAGGAAGGAAAGGTCAGAGGCTGTTGAGCCAACCAGCTGTGCTGACTCATTAACAAGCAAGGGGTTAGCATCTGAGTGGAGTGTTGAGCCAgtgagaggggaagagagactTGGAGAGGAGGTGGAGCCAGTTTTATCCTGATTTGAATGAGAATTAATTTTAGCTGCCTGGGGCCTTGTGACCACCCTTTTTACTGTGCCATATTTGTCCTCTTCTGTTGGTGAGTCCTGCATATCagaaacacaattaaaaaaaatatatgattttaAAACAGGACTGCAAATAACACACCAGCTTACTGTTTCACTTACCTCAGCTGAGGGTGCTCTCTTCATAGTTAAGCTcctaaaaaaaaggacagatgcAGCCTATTTATTGTGATTCGTTTGAATACCAATACCAACTGAATCACTTTTCCCAATGTAATTTAGACAGTATGTGTTCTGCAAACACTATTTCAGAATTTTCAGACAGGAATATTGCGTAATGTGGTGTAATATGGCGTTGTGTCTTTCTTCAGAATGCAGATTAATGCAAACCACACTCTACACAATAAATAGGATGAGTAAACAGCAATGAAACTATCGGTGTGCTGACTTGCTATTTCGTAGCAGTACAAGGCTTAGAACCTAAGCTAAACCCATTGTTATAATTatctcacagtgttactgaattATTGCAAAAACCAAAAGCATACACATCAGTGTATTACTGGATGCTAGGTGAATGAGCAAACAGTCTCTCTTTTAAcaagagtttgtgtgttttgtgcttaATTGTGTTGTTGAATTGCTGTTTGAGACTCAATGTTTGAGTAATAGGAATTGTGTTGGTGAAATCAGAGTACAACACAAAGCTAAGAGTAGCATGTGAGCTGACCAACATTAGCTGGCTAGCAAAAACTAAAGGCGTTGGTAAAGGGGAAAGACTTCTTGGTTAAAATTTGTCAGCTTGCTGCTTGCACTGGCTTTCAGAGACACTTGTGTCTCTGAGGCCAGTGGTAGCTGAATGTGAATTAGTGTGAATTACTATTTTCATCATGCTTTGAGTCTTCTGGATCTTATAAACTATAGATTTAATATTAAGTAAAATACAAATGACCTCAGACTCAATATGCGCTTTCACACTTTATATACATTGACCTGCCACATACTCTCTATATTGTGGTCTTTATTTAATCTGTATAGAATTGtctgtaaacaaaatgtttagtGTTGCTATTTATGCCTGTATTTTTGAGGTCACGAAACAGACGGTACCACATTCCTTGTGTTTGCAAAAcatacttggccaataaactgattctaattctgacataacatactgtatgtggtcACCATACCATATGGAGTGGTTATTCTCACCTCTCCAGCAAAGCCTCCTCAACACATTCCAGTAAACCTCTGCAAAAATCCACAAAAGAAACTAAGAGCTAAGAAGACATTCCATAATAACAGTAACTAATAATatagaattattggcaccattGGTAAAGATGAGTAAATCTTTCTGAGTTTTATTAGCTTGATATGACCTATtgtaaatagtaataataattgtaataaaaaaatatagactttctttaaacaaaacctCATGTCACAATTATTGCATTTAGTACGTAATGCAAGCTCCCATGGCCAACACAACAGCACTGAGTCTCCTAATGCTTGCTGAGATTGGATAATATAAAGCAAGAAATGGAAACCCCTTAATGCAGAATCTCTATAGTTTCTATAGTTGCTCCACAGTCATACATCTTCTTTTATATCATCCCTCAGATTTTAGGTCAAGGAACTGAAATGGCTATGTCCAAACTAGATTCTGTGCTctttgaaacattttgtgtgGAATGTGTTCTACATGAAAGTCATGCAACCATGACCCAGCCATTTAAAGTCAACTCTTATTTCATGACCATGTTTAAGTGTATGAGGCCACACATTAGCACAACTGATGCACCAGTTTTAACATTATAGAgtgttattttctgtttaaCCATCCTTTTTTTAAGGTGGAGAAACATTCTCTATTGTTTGATCTCCTGACGGTGGCATCTAATTGTACATTTGGTGAATTGTTTGACCCCAAAAATCTGGTAACCTCTGCAAATCTCCAATCACGGTGCATAAACAAATTTAACCAGAATACCAGAATACAATTTAAGTCATAATACTGGAGGTATAATGTGGTATCAGAagttagcagcaggtccttaaAGTCATTACcctgagcatcacactgcctttgccttcttcccatagtgcatcctggtgccatctcatCCACAGGAaagaacactcacacacacatacactatggCATTAAAACAATGTAACAGAAaaatcagaccaggccacctttTTCCATTGCTCCTTGATCCAGTTTTGATGTTCACATGCCCATTGTAGGAGCTTTCAGTGAAAGACAGGGGTCAGCATGGATATTCTGACTGGTCTGCAGCTACATCGTGTACACCAAGCTGCGATGCACTGTATGTTcctttctatcatagccagcTTTAACGTTTTCAACACTTTGTTCTACAGTAGCCCTTCAGTGGTATTGGACCAAAAAGGCTGTCCCACTTTTTCTGCTTCCAACATGTCAACTTTAAGAACTAATTGTTCACTGGCTGTCTAAGGTATCGCACACCTTGACTGGTGCCACTAAAATGTTATACTAACAATGTCAGTGTCACTTGTCACAATgacacttcacctgtcagtggttttaatgttatggctgattggtctAAAAATTCAAAGAGTGCCAGCAATTGTGACATATAGTAtgtggttttgtttaaaaaaaaatatatataaaaaaatatacaaaataattacagtttattaattaataattaatagaaggtaatatattttaataagatTAAGTCAGTTAATTAATCCAGTTAATTAACTTACGGAGATTCTTCCTCATTCCCAATGGAGCTCCAATCATCATAGGATCCCTAGTgaagattttaataaaataatgtatgatTATATCCATTAGTATTAGTAAAAATTGCAGTAAAAAAGGTATAAATGAAAGATTTACAGGGACAGATTGGTTTAGAGAATGCATATAAGATCATCTGAGCTGCCATATTTACCAGTGATTCAGGACAAGggtctgtgtctttctgtgtggaTGGTCCAAACTTTTCATGGCCAACTGGTGGCAGAAATTAATCATAAGAACATGAGTGTGGTGTGTGCCGTCTTTCGGTTCATGCTTCCTAAGAGCTGCCAGAACAAACTACTTCCCATTTCACTTACTCTTTCTGATTAACCAACACTAACACATTCGATaacacctctcacacacttcAGGCTAAAACTGTTTGATTCCTAGTGCTTTAGCAACAATAACAGTCTTTATTGTCCCAATAGTCTTAGCAGCCTGCCTTAATATGCTATAACCCTGCAGCACCTAGGCATAGCATAAAACAGCATATAacaagagggagaaaaaaaacagacccgTGAGGGAACCAGAGTTTATAGTTGGTTATGTTTAAAACATAACTGATAACAGGAACTTCAGGGACTACTAATAAAAAATGCAATCACAGGCAAACTTCTATGGTTTAAGAAGAGTAAATTGTGATGTGGGTTGTTGTTGGAAAGTAATTCACTTTAGTTTGATAATGTACAATGCCACCAATTCAAGTAGTGCAACTGACTATAGCTGCTGTAGAATACAGAATAGACTAGAATAGCATTTCTTTGCTGTCATCATACACATATTGTAGAAGGAACATTCTGATGCAACATTCCAGTGTTATCATGAGTACAGCTAATGTTGTCACACAGGAATTACATTATATTCTGTATAATATTTACTGGTAGAAAAAATAATGAGCTAGCTTTTGAGAATGTCTGAGCTTACAGCTTGTTGCCTTGGTAACAAGTctgactctgacacacacacacacagatccagtAAATCCAAGATCATTTCAAATCTTCAAAAATCCATCATAGCTAACTCAGTAATCCAAGTAAGTATATGTTTAGCAGTTAGTGATTAGTTTGTTGCACTGTAggttaattattgtttattactcAAACCATGATTTCACTTACAatgtattttgaaaataaagttgaaattttatatttagtaaatGATAGATGTCTAGCCTACTAAATAATACTATTTAAGATTAATAACTGAatgataaatgaatacattttgagGTTAATTTTGGTCATGAATATAACAAACGTTTATGAAACCGTTATGGCTATATAATGCTTTTCTGCTGCAGACCATAAGTATTTTGATCTGCCTCTCGTACAGCTGTAAACCATAAAATGGTTTAAAACTAGTTACTGACTTTTGAATTGGCACAAGCACTGGCACCTTGCTGATGGATGAATGGTTAAGAGATGATTTTTAGGCATGTCATATAGAAAATGTCATGAGAAATGTCATATATCTAGTAAAAGTGCTGTTTGTAATACATAggaactataaataaaatactcatGTTTCTGAAATAATTATATACTTACACTGCTCTTTTCTGACAGGCAGGTGTTTCCCTAAAGATGTAATCTTATCAGGAAAAATACTGCACGTCTGTGGAAACATAAATGTTGTTTGTAAGTAATGACAGTATTGTCAATTATCTCCAGTCTTTCTTCAATTCATCTAGTTCACACCTCAAAATCACTGTCATCCATAGTCTGAGAGTGCTGAAGATCAGGGTTGTTGGCAGTGTCTAGCAACTCTATGACCAAATTACGTGTCAGGAGTTGGGTAACAAAAACATGCTagaaggaaagacagagagagggagggagaaaatactgagaaaatacataaaactgAGGTCAATAAATCAATATCAGCATGTAAGATACACAGTCAAACACAGTTTGTAAAGCCATTTTCAAGTGTAGTTTTGGATCAGGATGCTAACTGAAATGGACAATCTGCTCTTCTCTGGGTCACCAAActtttagaatttaaaaattCTAATCCCTTCAGAAGCAGGCTTTGGAACATGGAATATAAAAACTATTGTAATATGAAACCTATTTTGAGTGTAagtcttgaaaaaaaaactgtgcttatttgcttatttcataatatataatgcatttatattgtttaaattaaaatcaatgAAAATATCTTAACTCATCGTGAAACACTATTTTAAAGGGGACCATAGAAATAATTACACGTGTGAATTTCACACCATGGCTTCACACTATGGATATGGTTAAGAACAATATATTGTAATTCACTGCTACACGGTGCAGTTACAGTTATATATCAAAATGATATCAAAGAGTTTTTTCACTTTTGTAGAAAATGTATGCAAAACGTTTTTGTGTAAAACAGAAAGCGCTATATTCTGTAACCCTCTCCCATCACTTTTAGCTGAAACCAATACAGTTTATCAGACGAGTGCTGAAACAATTGAATTAAAGTTGCAGTGTGCTGTGTAAGATATTATGTTGTACTTCAAGTAGTTTCTCAGCTGTTGGCCTTTTACGAGGACTTTTAGTAAGTGCCATCTTGACAAAAAGGTGGAATTCCCTGGACCTATAATAGAAATGCAAGATCATAGACATATCATAAAAATACGTGTACAGGACTCAGGAAACCATCCCATGATTCTGCAAGATTACCATTTGGTCTTGTCCTTCAGTTTAGGTGGTTGAAAGCTGCTTTTGGACATCAGCATTAAAGCTCTGCAAAAAAGAATTCAGCAGCATAATTTTTTACATGACTAAAGGTGagaataagaaattaaaaaaaaaaaaatcattatataaaaatgGTACAACCCAATGCCAAGCATTAAAATAGGATGATATTAAAtcactgtctctaaatgttTATGCACATCTATCTGTGGAATCCAAAAGTCTGAGCCCACCAGTGAAAATGCTTCTTGTTcaaattgttttctaatttaattcttatctatccatccatccatccacaaacATTAAACCAAATTTAGGATTGGTTAAGGATGTTTTTTCTAACTTGTTATATTGATCGTTAGCTAGCTACAAAATACATAGTGATGTTAGATAGATTGCACCATATCAATCCTCCTTCTGAGTACATCTTTAATAATTTTTACTCTCTTGCTAGGTGTCATGATTTTATCTACGACTCACCACCTGTCCTCCCAGATGGAACCCTCGCTCGAATATTGAGCATTTCTGAATCAATCCATTACATCCAGTTTCTAAGATTTAACAGCCACAGTCTAGTTCATCTccatgtgaaatatttacagttcCACTACATATCAAGCTGTTCATTGATTCCATTGTTCTGTAATTGAGAATGAaccctgtttctgtttttctcttgttttgGATTGTTTCAGATTTGTTTACCACACTGGCTGCTATTCTGGTTTTCTCAAactctgcctgtttttttttaacctgcctgtttttaacattttggatTTGTTGCTGTGGTTAATAATTAAACTACCGCATATGGATTCTACTATATCCAAGCACTCATTACACTCTGGGTAGCACTTCTCTTAAAGCTATCTGTGCTCTCCCAGTCAATCAGGACTGTGTTTGCGAGTCATTTGTTGGCTCTTATGTAATAGAGGGGGCTTTTACtatttttatctgatttattaGAATAAACTCACAATAGATTCAAACTTTTTAGTTGATCCTGTTATAATTGTTGAGAGTGTGATTGGCAGTTCATCAACTGAGGATCAACTGGGGATTAACTAACCTACTGTATCACACCACAGCCCACCTGAAACTACGCTCCTGCCCAACTCACTGATAAAATCCCATCAGAAGAGATAGTTGCAGATGTTGACACAGATCTACTCACCATCTCCTCTACTaccatcacaaaaaaaacaaagaggatTTATATGGCACTACAACAGGAGATACTTGGAAATAAGCTGAAGACTGCAACAACCCTGTAGTTTAAAGATCTGATTACAGCTCTGTTTGTGCAATTTCCTCTTTTAAATAGAGTCAACCTTCCAGCTTGTTTACTCACAAATGTTAAAGTTCTTCTTCACATGAGAATCTACATCATTCCAGTTGAGCGACGTGTTATCTAAAAAATCAAAGGCTTACCCTTTAAGACCTAAACCTACACAGATGCTATATTTGCAAAAGAAAACTATGGTAAAGACCTATGTCTCTTAGGACAAAGAATGAAACAAATAGAATAAATGTTGGGATGTTATTGTAAGttgtttgggtttgtgtgtcCTCACCTCATTGGGTGTATATCAAACATTGGTGGCTGAAGTTCTGCTAGTTCTATGGCTGTTATGCCCACTGCCCAGATATCACACAGTTGGTTATAGCCACCTTTCCTCTCTACAGCTGCCACCTCTGGAGCCATCCTGAGACAAAGGAAAGGgataaaaggaaagagaaagggaatgCTCAAGTTCATAAAACTACTAACTGaacctttcttttcttttattagctAATTAActaatgtttgtgtgcattgaTGTTTAAGCAGAATTTGCCATTTTTTGGACCAGGATTTCTTACTTTACTCTGCTGCTTTTCATACACAAACTGTTCAACAAGCTCTGCGTCATAAGTGATGTCAGTCTTTGTGATATGTGTTAATGTACTTTGTACATGTACAGACAAATGCCTACAATATTTTCTCTTTTGGCTTGcctgttaatgtcactgaaATAGAAGAAGATTGTTTTCAGATCAGAACATGATTCATCCGTAACATATTACTATCGTGTCACGTTCAACCCCAGTTTCCTGCTCTTACAATATCAGGTCCTCCACTGTCAGTTACATCTCTGAGGCCTAAAGACCCAATCCACTTGTCCTACTGCACACTTGTCTGTTCTCAGCTGAGCGCAGAGGATGTGTGACCTTCTTTCACTTTTGCTCTGCTCTGCTGTTTTTGCTGAGGTTGTCCCATTTAATGTGAGGTCCATACAATCCTCTACAATTCACTGAAAGTTTGACCCCATTTCTGTAGATTCGCTATCAAATATGAAGCCCACTGTTTCCCCTTTTGACTTCATCCCTTCTTGTCTTTTAGACTTTTGATATAACAGCTTGGTGTATTCTGTccattattaatacattattagtCAACTACACATTACAAAACCATGAATTATAGACAGTAAGTAATGATAAAGGTAACTTACATCTTACTACTTAGCACTGGTGCTTTTGGCATCTGTTTACTGTTGGACCTCAGAGATGCTTTTGACACCATGGACCATATGATTAACCACCACTCATTAACCACCTTGAAAATATGTAGCTGTTACCCAGGGTATACGAATCTTTAGGTGTTTTTTCCCctactttcatttcattttgacaTTAGATCTGTCCACATGACTCTCATGTTAAACTTATAGCTTTTAGTTTAAGTTTGTGGGTGTAGTTATGCTGAATAAATATGACAATGCAATCATCATCGATACCTGTTAAGAAATTTCTTTGTAGTTACTATATCAGGTGGGCATATGGTTGATTTCTTAAAAGAAAtactcatgtactgtatatgaattgATACTGGTAATCCATCCTATGCAAATCTTAAATcgtaaaacatgtttaaaatgttattgcttattaaaccttttaaatgtattaaaattgaACATTTGGAAGTACACATGTCCCTAAACTTAAAagacacacaatacaaaaaaatctttaagtGATCTGAGCTTTTGATTAGCAGGCACTACTCACCAGTATGGAGTACCAATAAAAGATTTTCTCTTCACAACTGAAGCATTTATTTCTGCTGCTACCCCAAAATCAGCTGAGGGAGAAAATGGAATAAAGAGGAAGGAAATTAAAGGAATATATAGCTTTATATGTGTGAGATGGGCTATTTGTAAGAGACAAGCAGAAGGCCTGACCTAGTTTGACATCCCCTCTCTCGGTCAGAAGAATGTTGGCTCCCTGTGgagcacaaaataaaacaatgacagcACACATGACATTAGATTCTTATACTAGACCAATTCAGAAgtacacaagcgcacacacccgcacacacttTCTCgtacacaccctcacacaccttcacacacacacccacacgcgctctcacgcacacaaacatacacacaaacatacacacagcttGTTGATTTGACACTTTAGAATGTCAAGTTACTGGTCTTACTTTTATATCTCTGTGCATTTTCCCCAtcatatgtaaataatgtagtCCCTGTAAAAGAGAAAATGGTCTCATTAACATTATGCATTATGACCTTTTGAGAGAACAGTCTCTGAACCTGAGTCTAATCTCATGTAATCTGATATTCACATAATCACTAGTGCTAGTACTTTTAGAATTTACTGCTGACCCTAATCCCAATTCAAATCCAGCCCTTGATGTAGGGCTATAACACTATAATCAAACCCCCATGATAACTATCCTGTGGGTAGAAGTTTGTAGATACTTGACCATTACCCCATATGCACTTTCTGAGCATCCCATTCCAAAGCTAGTCCTTGCTATGATATTCTAATGACCTCCACTTTTTTGGAAGAGCTTTCCTGCAGATTTGGGAACatgtctgtggggatttgtgcttgTTCAGCTAAGAACCACTTATTGGTATGATGACAAACCTTTGGGCATATATTGTACCTAAACACAGCTATCTCTTCTGTCTGTAAATCTGTGTGAATCATATActgttaagataaaaaaaatcaaaagtatcacatatataataatcacatatattgtgtttattatataaataatttaatactgTTTTCAAATTTTACAAATTTGCTATTAAACCCATCCTTACCTGTAGTGTTTCTCTGCACACATAtgctatctgtctctctttgagAGGTCCAGTCACTGTGAAAATAGTCACCTCATTATATTACGGGATTTAGAGAAATCAGCATCATGTCTgacaattacatttattttacaattattaaTATAGAGGAATTCACAAGACCacaacacattttacatttatacatgaAAACCTTTCCTAGACACTGAGAAACTAGAGTACTACAAATGCAAACTATAGACATTGCAAACATTCATTTTGCTTGTGCACCTGgtcaaa
This genomic interval from Tachysurus vachellii isolate PV-2020 chromosome 17, HZAU_Pvac_v1, whole genome shotgun sequence contains the following:
- the map4k6 gene encoding mitogen-activated protein kinase kinase kinase kinase 6 isoform X2; translation: MDAIGILNTNPLDEYELIHRIGSGTYGDVFKARNINTSIIAAIKVVKLDAGDDISNIQQEITMMKDCMHKNIVAYFGSYLRNNKLWICMEFCGGGSLQDIYHVTGPLKERQIAYVCRETLQGLHYLHMMGKMHRDIKGANILLTERGDVKLADFGVAAEINASVVKRKSFIGTPYWMAPEVAAVERKGGYNQLCDIWAVGITAIELAELQPPMFDIHPMRALMLMSKSSFQPPKLKDKTKWSREFHLFVKMALTKSPRKRPTAEKLLEHVFVTQLLTRNLVIELLDTANNPDLQHSQTMDDSDFETCSIFPDKITSLGKHLPVRKEQFGHEKFGPSTQKDTDPCPESLGSYDDWSSIGNEEESPGLLECVEEALLERSLTMKRAPSAEDSPTEEDKYGTVKRVVTRPQAAKINSHSNQDKTGSTSSPSLSSPLTGSTLHSDANPLLVNESAQLVGSTASDLSFLTDISLISDSSFFNDSTSLGSLCMTPNNDLISGSSFAIKSGGNRSHSPPRQPLSPEWSTLRRKTEDSKDGVHGLPPTPQVHMGACFSKVFNGCPLKILCAGTWVLPKTRDQHLILGAEEGIYTLNLNELHEDTMEKLLPQRCSWLYIMNNVLMSVSGKSSQLTSHSLPALFEQRENMQRRQGHLSINAHRLSTRISLRKYAMSVKIPDTKGCRKCSYETPIRTAFSCAQQCQMDWFFSCGMSQCRNSCSLKTYL
- the map4k6 gene encoding mitogen-activated protein kinase kinase kinase kinase 6 isoform X1, producing MDAIGILNTNPLDEYELIHRIGSGTYGDVFKARNINTSIIAAIKVVKLDAGDDISNIQQEITMMKDCMHKNIVAYFGSYLRNNKLWICMEFCGGGSLQDIYHVTGPLKERQIAYVCRETLQGLHYLHMMGKMHRDIKGANILLTERGDVKLADFGVAAEINASVVKRKSFIGTPYWMAPEVAAVERKGGYNQLCDIWAVGITAIELAELQPPMFDIHPMRALMLMSKSSFQPPKLKDKTKWSREFHLFVKMALTKSPRKRPTAEKLLEHVFVTQLLTRNLVIELLDTANNPDLQHSQTMDDSDFETCSIFPDKITSLGKHLPVRKEQFGHEKFGPSTQKDTDPCPESLGSYDDWSSIGNEEESPGLLECVEEALLERSLTMKRAPSAEDSPTEEDKYGTVKRVVTRPQAAKINSHSNQDKTGSTSSPSLSSPLTGSTLHSDANPLLVNESAQLVGSTASDLSFLTDISLISDSSFFNDSTSLGSLCMTPNNDLISGSSFAIKSGGNRSHSPPRQPLSPEWSTLRRKTEDSKDGVHGLPPTPQVHMGACFSKVFNGCPLKILCAGTWVLPKTRDQHLILGAEEGIYTLNLNELHEDTMEKLLPQRCSWLYIMNNVLMSVSGKSSQLTSHSLPALFEQRENMQRRQGHLSINAHRLSTRISLRKYAMSVKIPDTKGCRKCSVVRNPYTDSVFLCAAVPNGLVLLLWYEPMQKFMQLKNIPLNLPESLPIFELLVEESEELPHLCVGVHYRNHNSREAKDHLKFNIIPLDDTTREHPDGESLKLKQVTQLDRDTVLIALGDTVRAVNLQGCSTKGLISELIFNFSIETLVCLQDSVLAFWKHGLKGMSLQSGEVVQEITDESRVFQVLGTNKDIILQSTPTDDPSAMSNLYILTGHESSY